A window from Candidatus Rokuibacteriota bacterium encodes these proteins:
- a CDS encoding secretin and TonB N-terminal domain-containing protein — protein sequence MRTPRLGILLALLLLGACATPPVKTTEPQPPQVPPVVERRLPELPVTQVEQEVAKVEPRKLYTLAVRDADIREVLLTFGKKTDLNLVFGPDVKGTVTVDLKRVTLEEALDSLLSPIGLGYAREGNFIRVFVPAPETRIFTLSYISTTRSGGATLSATAGGAGGVTVGTAVTGGGVAAGGGGGAGASSSVTSADVVDLWGDIEKNLTNLISKDGKVVVNRTAGIVAVTDFRKNIQRIARYLELIEGSVQRQVIIEAQIVEVKLTKEYQAGINWSLIPHNLKINPLGTELRGALTGGGILGQTLAPTASLFQVGLATRVGAQTIQLLLNALSKQGTVTILSSPKISTLNNQKAVIKVATDDVFFTTTRTREPVTGLETTTVTPQTITEGIVLDVTPQIADDNTVIMNIRPSISERVGQATSPDGSIVPIIAVRATDTVVRAQDGQTVIIGGLMQHKSSRSTTGVPGMQDVPVLGGLFRQRADEGSKTELVILLTPAVVIGRRASELSPTELELLREAGGARALRR from the coding sequence ATGAGAACCCCGCGGCTCGGGATCCTGCTCGCTCTCCTCCTCCTCGGGGCGTGCGCAACGCCGCCGGTCAAGACCACCGAGCCCCAACCCCCTCAGGTTCCCCCGGTGGTGGAACGGCGGCTCCCCGAGCTGCCGGTAACCCAGGTGGAACAGGAAGTGGCGAAGGTGGAGCCCCGGAAGCTCTACACCCTCGCGGTGCGGGACGCGGACATCCGTGAAGTCCTCCTGACCTTCGGAAAGAAGACCGATCTCAACCTCGTGTTCGGGCCGGACGTCAAAGGCACGGTGACCGTGGATTTGAAGCGGGTGACCCTGGAGGAGGCCCTCGACTCCCTTCTCTCCCCCATCGGCCTCGGGTACGCGCGCGAGGGGAACTTCATCCGGGTCTTCGTGCCAGCCCCCGAGACCCGAATCTTCACCCTGAGCTACATCTCCACGACCCGCAGCGGCGGCGCGACCCTGAGCGCGACGGCGGGAGGGGCCGGGGGCGTGACGGTCGGGACGGCGGTCACCGGAGGCGGAGTCGCGGCTGGCGGCGGGGGTGGCGCGGGAGCGTCCAGCTCCGTCACCTCCGCTGACGTCGTGGACCTCTGGGGCGACATCGAGAAGAACCTGACCAACCTCATTTCGAAGGACGGCAAGGTGGTGGTCAACCGGACCGCCGGGATCGTGGCCGTCACCGACTTCCGCAAGAACATCCAGCGGATCGCCCGGTATCTCGAGCTCATCGAGGGGTCGGTCCAGCGCCAGGTCATCATCGAGGCGCAGATCGTCGAGGTCAAGCTGACCAAGGAGTATCAGGCCGGGATCAACTGGAGCCTGATCCCGCACAACCTCAAGATCAATCCCTTGGGGACCGAGCTGCGAGGGGCCCTGACGGGCGGCGGCATTTTAGGCCAGACCCTGGCTCCCACCGCGAGCCTCTTCCAGGTCGGGCTCGCGACCCGTGTGGGCGCGCAGACGATCCAGCTGCTCCTGAACGCCCTGTCCAAGCAGGGCACCGTGACCATCCTGTCGAGCCCGAAGATCTCCACCCTGAACAACCAGAAGGCCGTGATCAAGGTGGCGACCGACGACGTCTTCTTCACGACGACGCGGACCCGGGAACCGGTCACCGGCCTGGAGACCACGACGGTGACCCCCCAGACCATCACCGAGGGGATCGTCCTCGACGTGACCCCTCAGATCGCCGACGACAACACCGTCATCATGAACATCCGCCCGAGCATCTCCGAGCGGGTGGGCCAGGCCACGTCTCCGGACGGGAGCATCGTGCCGATCATCGCGGTCCGCGCGACCGATACCGTGGTGCGGGCGCAGGATGGGCAGACCGTGATCATCGGCGGCCTGATGCAGCACAAAAGTAGCCGATCCACCACGGGCGTTCCCGGAATGCAGGACGTGCCGGTCTTGGGGGGGCTGTTCAGGCAGCGGGCGGATGAGGGGAGCAAAACCGAGCTGGTGATCCTGCTGACTCCCGCCGTGGTCATCGGCCGCCGGGCAAGCGAGCTCTCCCCGACGGAGCTGGAGTTGCTCCGGGAGGCTGGTGGCGCCCGCGCGCTCCGCCGCTGA